Proteins encoded in a region of the Qingrenia yutianensis genome:
- a CDS encoding S-layer homology domain-containing protein, translated as MRKLLFIISVFIICVSCAPATFAEQAYSDEKCSEWAYYYIKDAESPLYNIMPQEMYGGDFTASVTRQEFCGLVYNTVGYMNGVTNISDEIGKSTPIYPKFSGKTSPFEDTNSEYILALYESGIIKGKTEKTFCPSDYLTREETALIISRAAQYCNLKKLPYKLPFNDTYSLTDESSDAIKSVCGMGIMNGTGENHFSPSETLSKEQAAAIAMRLINCIAHHSEINSELSCYFNLMQMWIEDKDGNVIFMLPMYWTTYDYRIDYGYSSWNFFEHNKKTVIAVFGSDAPQTEAHTELYELPSGNKMLELPRNAGYFLSITEDGKYIITYDVTKPAEYGSWGETVYGVYDFNGAEILPPIYSRDELHKAGYIDAVKAFSHNQNYVAGKVGFS; from the coding sequence ATGCGAAAGCTGCTTTTTATCATATCGGTATTTATAATATGTGTTTCGTGTGCTCCGGCAACATTTGCAGAGCAAGCATACTCTGATGAAAAATGTTCCGAATGGGCATATTACTACATTAAAGACGCAGAATCACCTCTGTATAACATAATGCCGCAGGAAATGTACGGCGGCGATTTTACAGCGTCTGTTACACGGCAAGAATTTTGTGGGCTTGTATACAATACGGTCGGTTATATGAACGGTGTTACAAATATTTCGGATGAAATCGGAAAATCAACGCCGATTTATCCCAAATTTTCGGGAAAGACATCACCGTTTGAAGATACAAACAGCGAGTATATTTTAGCTCTGTATGAAAGCGGAATAATCAAGGGCAAAACCGAAAAAACCTTTTGCCCGTCGGATTATCTGACAAGAGAGGAAACAGCTCTCATTATAAGCCGCGCTGCCCAATATTGCAATTTGAAAAAGCTGCCGTATAAATTGCCTTTTAATGATACTTATTCTTTGACAGATGAATCATCGGACGCAATAAAATCCGTCTGCGGAATGGGAATTATGAACGGAACGGGTGAAAATCATTTTTCACCTTCAGAAACGCTTTCAAAGGAACAGGCGGCTGCAATCGCAATGCGGCTTATCAATTGCATTGCACATCACAGCGAAATCAATTCGGAACTATCCTGTTATTTTAATTTAATGCAGATGTGGATTGAGGACAAAGACGGCAATGTGATTTTTATGCTTCCGATGTACTGGACAACATATGATTACCGCATTGATTACGGTTACAGCAGTTGGAACTTCTTTGAACATAACAAAAAGACTGTGATTGCCGTATTCGGCAGCGACGCACCGCAAACAGAAGCACATACAGAGCTTTACGAACTTCCGAGCGGAAATAAAATGCTTGAACTTCCGAGAAATGCGGGATATTTTCTTAGCATTACAGAGGACGGAAAGTATATTATAACCTATGATGTAACAAAACCCGCCGAGTATGGCTCGTGGGGTGAAACAGTCTATGGTGTTTACGACTTTAACGGTGCGGAAATACTTCCGCCGATTTATAGCCGGGATGAATTACATAAAGCCGGTTATATTGATGCGGTAAAGGCATTTTCACATAATCAGAATTATGTTGCAGGCAAAGTGGGTTTTTCATAA
- a CDS encoding BlaI/MecI/CopY family transcriptional regulator, with protein MKNFEKRLPDAELEIMKVIWHNECPISTSEVKRIIDEESNAARTQQTVQTLINRLIAKEYIAKDKRGKEYIYTPLVAEKDYVEFESERFLRKMHGNSITNLMRALFDSKKISDEDISELEKMFKEKRK; from the coding sequence TTGAAAAACTTTGAAAAAAGACTTCCGGACGCGGAGCTCGAAATTATGAAAGTGATATGGCATAATGAGTGTCCCATATCCACAAGTGAGGTGAAACGAATTATTGATGAAGAAAGCAATGCCGCTCGAACGCAGCAAACCGTTCAAACGCTTATCAACAGGCTGATAGCAAAGGAATACATTGCAAAGGACAAACGGGGAAAAGAATATATCTACACGCCGCTTGTTGCCGAAAAAGATTATGTCGAATTTGAAAGCGAACGATTTTTAAGAAAAATGCACGGAAATTCCATCACAAATTTAATGAGAGCATTGTTTGACAGTAAAAAAATAAGCGATGAGGATATTTCGGAGCTTGAAAAAATGTTTAAGGAAAAGAGAAAATGA
- a CDS encoding M56 family metallopeptidase translates to MTEIIKQIFEQNVISSIKFSVVIILLLALTKPVVKRYTAGFRYYSWLAVMLIFLIPFGKLGISYKIPISPVIMDIQSETRDIRNWYEQKLPQQTVTKTVPVKPNNGGQAENPPLEETTATVKYKTPIDVKLILSVIWLVGAVLFLILHIKRYFSFKRAVKRISSPLCDESTADILESEKQKLKITSDIPVRVSSAADTPMLVGIIHPFIILSENEFSDDELHFIFRHELIHYKRKDILYQLITLIFISLNWYNPFAYIMARAIEIDGETACDEKVIKGKAYETRVFYGEMLINFLKTQNQKKSYMTTTFFGGKKGMKKRLTLIASKKIRKKGTAAMAVLMAFTIAASVCAAAMSNEFFDEVFSGDTSYLADFVKTERQSVSDENYTLTLEQYLVAEKQAVVIFSIEAQTDAAIAEFNAVDERGNSTFWDMDTIGFGPVDYDKAYRSGFSTGSLNKKFDTERKRYFVLECNSIDNKDKIDFYICTNKIKGSPKIFIPMESNIETKTLKFDNIEVQYNPISIELSYPVTEKNVCDWCGIRTNYFYFRMKNGEIKTFNQLYRQDGSNIEANAGHFRAWAKRIIKPDEIKSIIVNDTEYPTDDVSNSKKIEIDNLLKPFTIKPYIKEHLWLPLREFCEKLGADIVWNESDRTATVTYRGSTYVFAPGSTKVIIDGETADYYNKEYDQTTFIDERGRMIVTPSFTERMDIDCHGYNMYNENGGINPNAMMHIAP, encoded by the coding sequence ATGACAGAAATTATAAAACAAATTTTTGAGCAAAATGTAATTTCATCAATTAAATTTTCGGTTGTAATTATTTTGCTTTTAGCTCTCACAAAGCCGGTTGTGAAAAGGTACACGGCAGGTTTTCGATACTATTCGTGGCTTGCGGTTATGCTTATTTTTCTGATACCGTTCGGAAAACTCGGTATAAGCTATAAAATTCCGATATCGCCTGTGATAATGGACATACAAAGCGAAACAAGAGATATTCGTAATTGGTATGAGCAAAAGCTGCCGCAGCAAACGGTTACGAAAACCGTACCCGTTAAACCGAATAACGGCGGACAAGCCGAAAATCCACCATTGGAAGAAACGACAGCTACGGTAAAATACAAAACACCGATTGATGTGAAACTGATTTTAAGTGTTATCTGGCTGGTCGGCGCAGTACTGTTTTTGATTTTGCATATAAAACGGTATTTTTCATTCAAAAGGGCGGTGAAAAGAATATCATCACCGCTTTGTGATGAAAGCACAGCCGACATTCTGGAGTCGGAAAAGCAAAAGCTTAAAATCACTTCCGATATACCGGTAAGGGTTTCTTCTGCTGCCGATACGCCTATGCTTGTGGGAATTATTCACCCGTTTATCATATTAAGCGAAAACGAGTTTTCAGATGATGAGCTGCATTTTATATTTCGCCACGAGTTGATACATTACAAACGAAAAGATATTTTGTATCAGCTTATCACGTTAATTTTTATATCGCTCAACTGGTATAATCCTTTTGCTTATATTATGGCACGGGCAATAGAAATTGACGGTGAAACGGCTTGCGACGAAAAAGTGATTAAAGGAAAGGCATACGAAACGAGAGTGTTTTACGGGGAAATGCTGATTAACTTTCTAAAAACCCAAAATCAAAAAAAATCATATATGACCACAACATTTTTTGGAGGTAAAAAAGGTATGAAAAAGCGACTTACTCTGATAGCAAGTAAAAAAATAAGAAAAAAAGGAACGGCTGCAATGGCTGTTTTAATGGCCTTTACGATTGCAGCATCTGTATGCGCCGCAGCAATGAGCAACGAGTTTTTTGACGAAGTATTCAGCGGTGATACATCGTATTTGGCGGACTTTGTAAAAACGGAAAGGCAGAGCGTAAGCGATGAAAACTATACGCTCACCCTTGAGCAATACCTGGTTGCGGAAAAACAGGCTGTTGTTATTTTCTCAATCGAAGCACAAACTGACGCGGCAATCGCTGAATTTAATGCCGTTGACGAAAGAGGAAACAGCACTTTTTGGGATATGGATACAATCGGATTCGGTCCGGTTGATTATGACAAGGCTTACAGAAGCGGCTTCTCAACCGGTTCCCTGAACAAAAAATTTGATACCGAAAGAAAGAGATATTTTGTTTTGGAATGCAATTCGATTGATAACAAAGATAAGATTGATTTTTACATCTGCACAAACAAAATAAAAGGCTCGCCCAAAATTTTTATCCCCATGGAAAGCAATATAGAAACAAAGACGCTTAAATTTGATAATATTGAGGTTCAATATAATCCGATATCCATTGAATTAAGCTATCCCGTAACCGAGAAAAATGTTTGCGATTGGTGCGGCATTCGTACAAATTACTTTTATTTCAGAATGAAAAACGGTGAAATTAAGACCTTTAATCAGTTATACAGACAAGACGGCAGCAATATTGAAGCAAATGCAGGACATTTTCGTGCATGGGCAAAAAGAATCATCAAACCCGACGAAATCAAAAGTATTATTGTAAATGATACGGAGTACCCGACAGACGATGTTTCAAACTCCAAAAAAATCGAAATCGACAACCTATTGAAGCCCTTTACAATTAAGCCCTATATTAAAGAGCATTTATGGCTGCCGCTTAGAGAATTTTGCGAAAAGCTCGGTGCGGATATAGTGTGGAACGAATCCGACCGCACGGCAACCGTTACATACCGCGGCTCGACCTATGTGTTTGCGCCGGGCTCAACCAAGGTGATCATTGACGGTGAAACGGCTGACTATTACAACAAGGAATACGATCAAACAACATTTATTGATGAAAGGGGAAGAATGATTGTTACTCCAAGCTTTACGGAAAGAATGGACATAGACTGTCACGGATATAATATGTATAATGAGAACGGCGGCATAAATCCGAACGCAATGATGCACATAGCGCCGTAA
- a CDS encoding BlaI/MecI/CopY family transcriptional regulator produces the protein MSNAKHTITDSEYSIMKILWNSEKKMTVSDVVRALDGNDWTPSTVSTFLQRLLKKNVVSCEKKGNTNLYYPILKQNDYDMSETESFLSKIYKGSVKNLVAALYENKKLSKEDMSELKSMFDLE, from the coding sequence ATGTCAAATGCAAAACACACAATTACCGATTCGGAATACAGTATTATGAAAATTTTGTGGAACTCGGAAAAGAAAATGACGGTATCAGATGTTGTCAGGGCTCTTGACGGAAACGACTGGACGCCGTCTACCGTTTCTACATTTTTGCAGAGATTACTAAAAAAGAATGTTGTATCTTGTGAAAAAAAGGGAAACACAAATTTATATTATCCGATTTTGAAACAAAATGATTATGATATGAGCGAAACCGAGAGCTTTTTATCGAAGATATATAAAGGCTCGGTTAAAAATCTTGTTGCGGCACTCTATGAGAACAAAAAGCTTTCCAAAGAGGATATGTCGGAGCTTAAAAGTATGTTTGATTTGGAGTGA
- a CDS encoding M56 family metallopeptidase — MYDIFKTVLILSLFGFGITALLLLLKPITAKRLPARWQYCVWVALLISMVLPAYKLIPKKEAQKLSIVPQNQTVQTETQPQEEINPDTVVTYDTPIEYREVNLSSKIQIRLFDLIAYIWGTGVLIFSLVVIISYFRFLCHKNKNAVKISDNKIFSEVKKELKIKRRIRLKASSDIGSPMLVGILFPTVYIPCREIPDNNMRMVLLHELTHYKRKDLLVKWFAILVNAVHWFNPLCYLACAALSEACEVSCDMAVTKNMSEDEQKLYMQTILNLVEERS, encoded by the coding sequence TTGTACGACATTTTCAAAACAGTGCTTATATTAAGCCTGTTCGGGTTCGGGATAACGGCGCTGCTTTTACTCTTAAAGCCCATTACCGCAAAAAGGTTGCCGGCGAGGTGGCAATACTGCGTATGGGTTGCCCTGCTGATTTCTATGGTATTACCGGCATACAAGCTGATACCGAAAAAAGAGGCTCAAAAACTTTCAATAGTGCCGCAAAATCAAACGGTGCAGACTGAAACACAGCCGCAGGAGGAAATCAATCCCGATACGGTTGTAACCTATGACACACCGATTGAATATCGAGAGGTTAATCTATCGTCCAAAATTCAAATACGGCTCTTTGACCTTATCGCATATATATGGGGCACAGGCGTTCTCATATTTTCGCTTGTTGTCATTATAAGCTATTTTAGGTTTTTGTGCCATAAAAACAAAAATGCAGTTAAAATTTCCGACAACAAGATATTTTCGGAAGTAAAAAAGGAGCTTAAAATTAAAAGGCGTATCAGACTGAAAGCGTCATCGGATATAGGCTCGCCTATGCTTGTGGGGATATTGTTTCCGACCGTATATATTCCCTGTCGGGAAATTCCCGACAACAATATGCGTATGGTACTTTTGCACGAACTGACGCATTATAAGCGAAAGGATTTGCTTGTGAAATGGTTTGCAATTTTGGTAAATGCCGTTCACTGGTTTAATCCTCTTTGCTATCTTGCCTGTGCTGCTTTGAGCGAAGCGTGCGAGGTATCGTGCGATATGGCGGTAACAAAAAATATGTCCGAAGATGAACAAAAGTTGTATATGCAGACAATTCTTAATTTAGTCGAAGAAAGGAGCTAA
- a CDS encoding S-layer homology domain-containing protein, protein MKKIIFSLLCIMMLCTSVTFAAETETVGGTITLTQFLGASREDVKSVAITINAKTDYVDKNAFYDISDSLMLTSAFEPELITLEGTYITVEKTDGSISYAFIGQSGGVDRYSALMSRMPYALYTTENPSAVMSLINSSNDTDFNDIKNHWAKDTIEKWKDKGVISGYPDGTFKPDNPITRAELAKILTLAFYLQERSPLGYEDVKSENWYYSYLERCAKYIPVYPLPVSYETNTPYQEVTEKGLNYYLPETPAMRIHVAEALVEIKKDKEQINTELPSIQDIQANVTAAFKDDDYENLYAMHGTIPENVTRMFEYTYLANKLGIMQGDTDGYFRPYDSVTRAELITMLDRMTSTAD, encoded by the coding sequence ATGAAAAAAATAATATTCAGCCTGCTATGTATAATGATGTTGTGTACTTCGGTTACATTTGCAGCAGAAACCGAAACAGTCGGAGGAACAATCACGCTGACACAGTTTTTGGGTGCGAGCCGTGAAGATGTCAAAAGTGTTGCTATAACAATTAACGCTAAAACAGATTATGTTGATAAAAACGCTTTTTATGATATAAGCGACAGCCTTATGCTCACCTCGGCTTTTGAGCCAGAGTTAATAACACTTGAGGGTACATACATAACAGTCGAAAAAACAGACGGAAGTATTTCGTACGCGTTTATAGGACAAAGCGGCGGTGTTGACCGATACAGCGCTTTAATGAGCAGAATGCCGTATGCACTCTATACGACAGAAAATCCGTCAGCGGTTATGTCGCTGATTAACAGCAGTAACGACACGGATTTCAATGATATTAAAAATCACTGGGCAAAAGATACAATAGAAAAATGGAAAGACAAAGGCGTTATATCCGGTTATCCTGACGGAACTTTCAAGCCCGATAATCCCATAACTCGTGCAGAGCTTGCAAAAATACTTACATTGGCATTTTACCTGCAAGAAAGAAGCCCGCTCGGCTATGAAGATGTTAAATCGGAAAATTGGTATTATTCGTATTTGGAGCGCTGCGCGAAATATATTCCTGTTTATCCGCTTCCCGTATCTTACGAAACAAATACTCCATATCAAGAAGTGACCGAAAAAGGCTTAAACTATTATTTGCCCGAAACACCGGCTATGCGTATACACGTTGCGGAAGCGTTGGTTGAAATTAAAAAGGATAAAGAACAAATAAATACGGAGCTTCCGTCAATACAGGATATACAAGCCAATGTGACGGCTGCGTTCAAAGATGATGATTATGAAAATCTTTACGCAATGCACGGCACAATTCCCGAAAATGTAACAAGAATGTTTGAATATACCTACCTTGCAAACAAACTTGGCATTATGCAAGGCGATACTGACGGATATTTCAGACCGTATGACAGCGTAACAAGAGCAGAGCTTATTACTATGCTCGACAGAATGACATCAACAGCGGATTGA